The Megalobrama amblycephala isolate DHTTF-2021 linkage group LG1, ASM1881202v1, whole genome shotgun sequence genome segment TCAGTATATTTGCATCTACATCTTTCTCAAAGAATTCTGACATtgattttttcactttttctctTGTCTTTTTCAGTTCTCTTTGAAGATCAGTTTCTTCAACTTCATGAATTGCTTCATTTTCTACTTTGTTGTGTAGTTTGTTCTCAGTTTTCATCATGGCACTGCGAAGATTCCAGGACCACTTGCTGTATTCGGTCTCCAGTTTCCTGTATACTGCAATCTCCAGAGAATTTTGAAAGCTGAAAACAAATCGTTCATTAAGTAAAGCTTCCCAGAGATCTTTAATACGATCTTTTAGGTCTACCAGTCTCATTCCATGTGATTTTGAGGCATGAGACATAATAGTTTTCTTTAGTTCTTGAATATTCTCACAGTACTTTGGGTTTGGTGGTGCCATGGGTGGGTTTCCCTCCCAGAACTGAGAAAAATACTTCACATCATTCTGTACAACAAATGCAATGACATCACTGAAACATTCTGCATCATAGACTTCCTCTTTAGCAGCGAGTTTTGCCATCTTATCCAGAGTCTCCTGAAGTCGTCTTCTTCCGTCCATGTTTTTCTCTCCAGCTGTGATGTCTGAGACATTCTGATGCACAAACATACAGCTGGGATTCAGTTTGACCTTCTTCATCCTCAGGAAGGCCTGAACAACAATCTGAAGAATGTCCTGCATCTCAGATGGGTTTTCTCCAAAGATGTTGATCAAGGTCAGATTTGCAAGACCAACAACAAATGTGGCCAATTCATTGTCATGATGTCTGGTTGAACTTCCAGTCAATTCTAGAGCACGAAGACCCTCAGTATCAACAACCAGAATATAGTCAAAgttcatctgtgttttcatcTCGTCTGACACTTTGACCAGCTGCATGAAAGCTCCTCTGGTGCACCTGCCAGCACTGACGGCAAACTGGAGTCCAAACATGGCATTCAGCATGGTGGATTTCCCAGAGCTCTGAAGCCCTAAAACTGACAGCACAAAGACTCTCTGGTCTCCCAGTTTCTGGATGAGATCTTCTAGAACAGCAGAGATCCAGATCACAGGAACATGAGCAGCATCTCCATCCATCAGCTCCAGTGGAAATCCAGAGATCATCATCTCTGCTGCAAGACTCTGGAGAGAAGAGAAGTGAAACTGCTGGTCTTTCTTGTTCTTCTTCACAGATGAACATGATTCATAGATCTGACTGATCTCCCTCATGATGTGCTCCAAACCAAAGGCGGCAGCTTGAAGTTCCTCAGATATTTTCTTAAGGTCTGTTTGTTCAACTATCAGTTGTTCAGATTCATCATGATTCTCTTTCATTTTTAAGACTGCTGACCATTTTTCATTATACTTATGATGTAGAGCATAAAGATCAGCTGACATATATTCATCCAGGAGGATTCTAAgccatttaatgaaaaatatcttatttatagCACAtgaattcatttctttaataaaGAACTTCATAAACTCGCTGATGTCAGATTCATGCTGCTGTTGACGGATTTCCATCATTTCTGTCTGTTTTCTACTTATTTCCATTTCTGGTTCATTTCCTTGAGGTCGATGTAGTTCCTTGTTCTTCTGACTCCACTGATGCCACAGTTTCCCCTGATGAGgcagaaatgtttctttgatTTCTGTCAGATCTGTCTTCTCCAGTAAACTTATCATCTGCTgtgctgcttctcttcctctcctgcagtcttcatcatcttcctcatctACTCTGATATCTGAGTGTTTGGACACATCTTCAAGTCTGAAAGTAGAAGATGATTCTGAGAGACAACCATTGATAACTCTTCTGAGTTCTTCAGATACAGCTGACTGATTTCTGTCTTTCAAACCAATCTTGAATTTCCCTTTACGTGTCTCAGTGCTTGCAGAATCATTTTcagcaaaaagaaaaatgagtGGCTTTGAGTTCCTGTACATGTTTTGTATTATTGCTGCACTTTTGTCATTCCTGTCCAGTTGTGATAGAAGAACAACATTAACTGAGCTCATTTCAGTGAGGATCTGCAGCTGTTTCTCATGGTCTCCTGCATCACCGTGTAGATTACAGAACGCAACACAGTCAGTGAATTTATCATCATATGATCCAGAGGGGCAGAACCAGGCGATCTCCACCACTCCATCCATCAGGACTCTGGTTCTGCTGCTGCCTGGGCAGTTCTTATGGAAGAACGTGTTGTGTTTCTCATTGATCAGACTGTTCATTAGATGAGACTTGGATGAAGACACAGAGCCAAACCTGAAGAAAGACACCATTGGAGTTTCTGCCTTGTAGACTGGATGGGTTTGACTGATGGTTTCATTGTTGGTGTTTCTGATCTTCCAGCTCTTGTTGATTTGTCTGAATGTCCAGAGAGGAAACTCAATATGTTGTGTGAATGGATCAGGAACAAGCAGAGGCAGAGCATACTGACACTGGGACAGTTTAGTGACCAAAAGCTGCTTCAGGAAACCATCAGCACAATGAAACACGGCCATCTGAACATCCATCAGGTGAATAGGGTCAGGTTTACTTGTTTCTCTGTTTGACATTAattctaaaaaaatattatcattatCTGCTTCCTGTATAAATGAATCATTGCTGCCTTGTTGAGAGTGATCTTCATCATTGGTTTCTTCAACATTAATGCATCTTGCTCTGTAGTCCATCATCAAAAGCTTTTGAATGAAAGTTGGAATCAGCTTTTCTTCATTACAAGACTCGTGGGACTGTAATGAATGTTCAGTTAACTGAAGAACATCTGCAGCTCTCAGTTTATAGTGATGCTTGTCAAGGTGaaatctgtgaaagagtgtTTTTGTGTTCCCTCACATTCTGTTGTATGATCTCCAGCAGTtctctgtaaaataaaatgtgtaatattattCATGTGCTAAACACGTTGCAAAGAATTCATTGaaaaatacaatgtaaaaattataattttacagTAGTTTTgccaattattttttacagttgtttcctgtatttttaaaatacagaaaatattaatacaattacaaaaaataGACTTTACATGTTTACATGTCATAGAATTTACGtctaatgtaaaataacatgaaaaacCTGTGAACCAAAAGT includes the following:
- the LOC125267978 gene encoding interferon-induced very large GTPase 1-like, which codes for MMDYRARCINVEETNDEDHSQQGSNDSFIQEADNDNIFLELMSNRETSKPDPIHLMDVQMAVFHCADGFLKQLLVTKLSQCQYALPLLVPDPFTQHIEFPLWTFRQINKSWKIRNTNNETISQTHPVYKAETPMVSFFRFGSVSSSKSHLMNSLINEKHNTFFHKNCPGSSRTRVLMDGVVEIAWFCPSGSYDDKFTDCVAFCNLHGDAGDHEKQLQILTEMSSVNVVLLSQLDRNDKSAAIIQNMYRNSKPLIFLFAENDSASTETRKGKFKIGLKDRNQSAVSEELRRVINGCLSESSSTFRLEDVSKHSDIRVDEEDDEDCRRGREAAQQMISLLEKTDLTEIKETFLPHQGKLWHQWSQKNKELHRPQGNEPEMEISRKQTEMMEIRQQQHESDISEFMKFFIKEMNSCAINKIFFIKWLRILLDEYMSADLYALHHKYNEKWSAVLKMKENHDESEQLIVEQTDLKKISEELQAAAFGLEHIMREISQIYESCSSVKKNKKDQQFHFSSLQSLAAEMMISGFPLELMDGDAAHVPVIWISAVLEDLIQKLGDQRVFVLSVLGLQSSGKSTMLNAMFGLQFAVSAGRCTRGAFMQLVKVSDEMKTQMNFDYILVVDTEGLRALELTGSSTRHHDNELATFVVGLANLTLINIFGENPSEMQDILQIVVQAFLRMKKVKLNPSCMFVHQNVSDITAGEKNMDGRRRLQETLDKMAKLAAKEEVYDAECFSDVIAFVVQNDVKYFSQFWEGNPPMAPPNPKYCENIQELKKTIMSHASKSHGMRLVDLKDRIKDLWEALLNERFVFSFQNSLEIAVYRKLETEYSKWSWNLRSAMMKTENKLHNKVENEAIHEVEETDLQRELKKTREKVKKSMSEFFEKDVDANILIQWKSFFEIKIQELQETIIRETKRKLNGILQQRDLKKMIDAQKTHHENTLYEKSKELALKLKDKTTDEETLKKEFDIFWKHSVKKIIRDTPLIKDIDIMRDVKHFLSDIYESAPVGESSECRDVFSVPSYSDYVQLKKSSGFTGHMKNAIKAVKENFGYILSQEDEAAISAAFNNSQIISR